Genomic DNA from Alistipes indistinctus YIT 12060:
AAATGCGCCAGATCGGACAGGAGTTCGGCGCGACCACCGGTCGCCCGCGCCGCTGCGGCTGGCTCGACATGGTGGCCCTCAAATATTCGGTAATGATGAACGGCGTCACGGAGCTGATCATGATGAAAGCCGACGTGCTCAACGACTTCGACACGCTGAAAGTGGCCGTAGCCTACAACGTAAACGGCAAGGAGACTTCCGAATTTCCGTACGAGGCGAGCGAAAAGATCGTCCCAGTTTACAAGGAGTTCAAGGGGTGGAACTGCGACATCAACAAGCTGCGCCGCTACGACGAATTCCCCGCCGAACTGAAAAACTACATCGAATTCATCGAACAGGAGACCGGCGTTCCCGTCAAGATCGTTTCAGTAGGCCCAGACCGCGAAGAGACGATCGTGCGATAAACACGACCGATTGTTCTATTCCACAAAAGACAACCATTTTTCAAATGGTTGTCTTTTTTTGGATAACTCCCTGAAAATTTTATACCTTTAGAGTGCCAGCTGTGATGTCGAACATTAAAAAACTACCCAACCATGCGTTATTCGACCTGGCAACGCTTGCTCATACCCGTGCTGCTCGTCAGCAGTCTCATCGCTTCCTGCGGCAAAGACAACCCCGCCCCGACCCCGACTCCCCCTTCTCCCGATCCCGGAACGCCTACCGAAGTCCCGCTCAAGACACAACGAATCAACCGGTTCATCGTCGAAGCCATGCGGAATCGTTATCTATGGAATTCAGGCCTGCCTTCGGAGATCGACATCACTTCTGAAAGCGATCCGGCGGCACTCTTCAAGCGGCTCAGAAATCCGCAGGATTCCTGGTCGGTCCTAAGCGACAATATCCAGCAAACCCAAGGCGAATTTACCAATGAAACCCGCTCGTACGGCTACGAACTCACTTTCGGCAAGTTCAACAATTCGGAGAACATGTTCGCGGTCGTCCTGTTTACCTATCCGGACTCCCCGGCTGCCAAAGCGGGCATCAAACGCGGGGATATTTTCATCCGTGTGAACGACATGGAGATCACGATGAACACGTACATGAATCTTTTCAGGTTCCCCAACGTATCCCTCCAATACGGACACCTCGAAGGAAACACGATCTACCCGGCGACCCAAACAACGACTCTCACCGGAACGGAGATGTATCTGGATCCCGTGATCACCTACTCGGTAATCGACCGGGCAGGCCACAAAATAGGTTACCTTTGTTATAGCGATTTCGTCTCCAAATCGATCGGCAGGCTGGAAAAGGTCTTTTCGACGTTTCAACAGCAACAGGTCACCGAGATCATACTCGACCTCCGCTACAACCCCGGCGGGGAAGTTTCGGCCATGGCCAAACTGAGCAGCATGCTGGCCCCGAAATCCGCTGTAGAGAGTCACTCGGTCCTCCAGACCCGGATTTACAACAAAGAGTACACGGAATACCTGCGACAGACGGGGACCGACGTGAACGACTACTTCGATCCGTCCGTTGCCGTGAACCTCAACGGACTGCCGTTGTATACCCTGACGGAAAGCAGTCCCGCCTCTGCATCGGAATCCTTGATTCTATGCCTGAAACCTTATATGACCGTTAAGCAGGTCGGCTCGTCCACCGCGGGAAAATATTGCGGCGGCAGCCTTTTCCAGCCCGCAGTGCAACAAGGCGGACAACTCGTTCCGGATCCGGAGATCGGCAATTGGGTGCTTTACCTGATGACCTTCAAAACCGCCGATGCAAACGGCAAATCGATCTCCTCATCGGGCCTCTATCCGGACATTTGGACCTCTTCGCTGACTTTACCCGAACTGAAACTGCCGTTGGGCGATCCCCTCGATCCGTTTATCGCGAAAGCCATCGCGGCCATCACCGGACACAGCACCCCAACCCGGATCGAAACGAAATCCGCCGATCCGGGGTTCACCCTGCTGCGCGGACTAACGGGCCAACCCGAAACACGCTCAGGCTGGCTGATCGATTCGACCGTTATGATTCCCGTAACCGGCGCTTCGCGCTGACAGAAAGCGAATCCAAAAATGAGGGAACCGCCTTCCGGAGGCGGTTCCCTCATTTTGTCCCGCAGACAAAAGAATATGGGGATACGTTTCATTTTCGTCCGAAACCGGCGGTTTTTCCGATAAAAATCATAATTTTGTAAAGTTTTGTCCGGCGCACCTCCGGAGCGGAATCTAAACAAAATCTAACAACTAAATACGATCCATAATGAAGAAAACGTTGAAAATCGTCGTCCTGGCCAAACAGGTGCCGGACACCCGCAACGTGGGGAAAGACGCCATGAAGGCCGACGGCACGGTGAACCGCGCCGCGCTTCCGGCTATCTTCAACCCCGAAGACCTCAACGCACTGGAGCAAGCCCTCGTGCTGAAGGACATGTTCCCCGGCAGCACGGTGGAGATCCTGACGATGGGCCCGGGCCGCGCCGCCGAAATCATTCGCGAAGGCATGTACCGCGGAGCCGACGGTGGCGTACTGCTTTCCGACCGCAAATTCGCAGGCTCGGACACGCTGGCCACCTCATACGCCCTGTCACGGGCCATCCTCAACATGAAACCCGACATCATCGTCGCAGGCCGGCAGGCCATCGACGGCGATACCGCACAGGTCGGTCCGCAGGTGGCTGAAAAACTGGGTTGGCCGCAAATCACCTACGCCGAAGAGATCGTGGGCACCGAAGGCGACGAACTGGTTATCAAGCGCCGGCTGGAACACGGTGTCGAAACCGTAGCCTGCCCGTTGCCGCTGGTGATGACCGTCAACGGATCGGCTCCCGAATGCCGTCCGCGCCACGCCAAACTGGTGATGAAATGCAAATACGCCAAAACCGCGAGCGAGATGCAGGAAGCTCAGGAAGACTACACCGACCTGCGTTCGGAACGGCCCTACCTCAACATCAACGAATGGAGCGTAGCCGACATCGATGCCGACGACCAGCAATTGGGACTCACCGGCTCGCCGACGAAGGTCAAGAAG
This window encodes:
- a CDS encoding electron transfer flavoprotein subunit beta/FixA family protein, with the translated sequence MKKTLKIVVLAKQVPDTRNVGKDAMKADGTVNRAALPAIFNPEDLNALEQALVLKDMFPGSTVEILTMGPGRAAEIIREGMYRGADGGVLLSDRKFAGSDTLATSYALSRAILNMKPDIIVAGRQAIDGDTAQVGPQVAEKLGWPQITYAEEIVGTEGDELVIKRRLEHGVETVACPLPLVMTVNGSAPECRPRHAKLVMKCKYAKTASEMQEAQEDYTDLRSERPYLNINEWSVADIDADDQQLGLTGSPTKVKKIDNVVFAAKEAKRLTADDRDIDSLMQELIASHTLG
- a CDS encoding S41 family peptidase → MRYSTWQRLLIPVLLVSSLIASCGKDNPAPTPTPPSPDPGTPTEVPLKTQRINRFIVEAMRNRYLWNSGLPSEIDITSESDPAALFKRLRNPQDSWSVLSDNIQQTQGEFTNETRSYGYELTFGKFNNSENMFAVVLFTYPDSPAAKAGIKRGDIFIRVNDMEITMNTYMNLFRFPNVSLQYGHLEGNTIYPATQTTTLTGTEMYLDPVITYSVIDRAGHKIGYLCYSDFVSKSIGRLEKVFSTFQQQQVTEIILDLRYNPGGEVSAMAKLSSMLAPKSAVESHSVLQTRIYNKEYTEYLRQTGTDVNDYFDPSVAVNLNGLPLYTLTESSPASASESLILCLKPYMTVKQVGSSTAGKYCGGSLFQPAVQQGGQLVPDPEIGNWVLYLMTFKTADANGKSISSSGLYPDIWTSSLTLPELKLPLGDPLDPFIAKAIAAITGHSTPTRIETKSADPGFTLLRGLTGQPETRSGWLIDSTVMIPVTGASR